From a single Sparus aurata chromosome 13, fSpaAur1.1, whole genome shotgun sequence genomic region:
- the paxbp1 gene encoding PAX3- and PAX7-binding protein 1 isoform X2 has protein sequence MFKKAKRANFRRRNESDEDEPEEGRLPTLAPISFGPVAEQIPFMETSSNSVSGAPSSTDNYHSNGFLANMNSIRAVKKEKKSKEIPIVPAPTKASLLSFDDDEDESEVFRVKKSNHSKKIVKQLKKEYKEDLEKSGTVRQDIKSATQPAISIKEEVASRAGSEQGEEEMEVDSADEQEEEAKGQSSQASSQVSKSTNAGATFNTLSSLGSLKPGEIPDAAFIHAARKRRQLARELGGDAPLVETETPKKRLVGEDQDASDDEDEEEKRIRFSGVKNKSQRQKIAEEIGIEGSDDEALDTGQDEEVSRWEQEQIRKGISIPQVQSSQPEDNTVYYQNSYESQPYGSSYSMPFTYSTVTPQTVKPVGRADNGSVHYGTSISDLTPVSIDLVKKRLQDRLSHMHAGHNANLKRYKQIEEDLAASESTIQQLEGSSNDNSDQYKFLQEMRGYVGDLLECFSEKVPAVLELEAAMHQLLRQRALRLVQRRQDDIKDESAEFASLSNKAVVAPNLDSFGRDRAAYQEHSRQRRIAEREARRTRRRQAREQNGKRAEHKEGLSSDDEETSTDITSFSMERERVIRECKKVFEDVVEDFHSLDCIKSHFEVWRRDYADCYRDAYIGLCLPKLFNPLVRLQLITWNPLEGQCANFEYMLWFESLLFYGFEEHNILQRGDGDISLLPAIVETVILSKLTVLAEQVWDPLSSSQTASLVGFIHRLMKGYPTVLHGENRYTQELLKTVVLRTRRTLDEDVFLPLYPKSVLENKNSGPYLFYQRQFWSCVKLLGNILQWEGILSSSCLRDLALDSTLNRYILSALQTTDTWEDNVPKCQKVVECLPAQWFSGLKGQQTLPQLEPLCRYLAHLANSLYRSGMGTCDVERRNTKDQVKEVVKMLGHMNALDHIINVAAEQGVKDIKQLFEAKS, from the exons ATGTTTAAAAAGGCGAAGCGAGCTAACTTTCGGCGTAGGAATGAGTCCGACGAGGACGAGCCGGAGGAGGGTCGGCTGCCGACGCTGGCGCCGATATCGTTCGGGCCTGTCGCGGAGCAGATCCCGTTTATGGAGACCTCCAGCAACAGTGTTAGCGGAGCACCTAGCAGCACGGATAACTATCATAGCAATGGGTTTCTGGCTAACATGAATAGCATAAGAGCTgtgaagaaggaaaagaaaagcaaagaaataCCCATTGTACCCGCGCCGACGAAAGCCAGCTTGCTGAGTTTCGACGACGATGAAG ATGAATCCGAGGTGTTCAGAGTAAAGAAATCCAATCACAGCAAGAAGATtgttaaacaactgaagaaggaGTACAAGGAGGATTTGGAGAAGTCTGGAACCGTCCGACAGGACATCAAATCAG CTACTCAGCCTGCGATTTCTATCAAAGAGGAGGTTGCTAGCAGAGCTGGTAGTGAACAGGGGGAGGAAGAAATGGAGGTGGACAGTGCTgatgagcaggaggaagaggcgAAGGGTCAAAGTAGCCAGGCATCCAGTCAAGTCTCCAAGAGCACCAATGCTGGAGCAACATTCAACACACTTTCCTCCCTCGGCAGCCTGAAACCAg GAGAGATTCCTGACGCTGCATTCATCCACGCTGCCAGGAAGCGCCGGCAACTGGCAAGAGAGCTGGGAGGTGATGCCCCTCTGGTAGAGACGGAGACCCCTAAGAAACGTCTGGTAGGAGAAGACCAAGATGCAAGcgatgatgaagatgaggaagagaagaggattCGCTTCAGCGGGGTCAAGAACAAAAGCCAGAGACAAAAGATAGCTGAGGAGATAG GTATTGAGGGTAGTGATGACGAAGCACTTGATACAGGTCAGGACGAGGAAGTTAGCCGTTGGGAGCAGGAGCAGATTCGGAAAGGAATCAGCATACCCCAG GTCCAAAGCAGCCAGCCAGAGGACAACACAGTCTACTACCAGAACAGCTATGAGAGCCAGCCCTATGGCTCTTCCTACAGCATGCCGTTCACCTACAGCACCGTGACCCCACAGACTGTCAAGCCAGTGGGCCGAGCAGACAACGGCTCTGTTCACTACGGAACCTCTATTAGTGATCTAACCCCGGTATCCATTGATCTGGTAAAGAAACGCCTGCAGGATAG GCTCAGCCATATGCATGCAGGCCACAACGCCAACCTCAAGCGCTACAAACAGATCGAAGAAGATCTAGCTGCCTCTGAGAGCACCATACAGCAGCTGGAGGGCTCGTCCAATGACAATTCAGATCAATATAAATTCTTGCAAGAGATGCGAGGGTATGTTGGAGACTTGCTTGAGTGTTTCAGTGAAAAG GTGCCTGCTGTCCTGGAGCTGGAGGCTGCCATGCACCAGTTACTAAGGCAACGGGCCTTACGActtgtccagagaagacagGATGATATTAAAGATGAATCGGCGGAGTTTGCAAGCCTTTCAA ATAAAGCTGTCGTGGCTCCTAATCTAGACTCATTTGGTCGAGACCGCGCAGCATACCAAGAGCATAGTCGTCAGAGGAGAATAGCAGAAAGAGAAGCACGACG AACTCGGCGGCGACAAGCTAGAGAGCAGAATGGAAAGCGGGCTGAGCATAAAGAAGGCTTATCATCGGATGATGAGGAGACCTCGACTGACATCACCAGTTTTAGCATGGAGAGAG AAAGGGTCATCAGGGAATGTAAGAAAGTATTTGAGGATGTGGTGGAGGACTTTCACTCTCTTGACTGCATCAAATCCCATTTTGAAGTGTGGAGGAGAGACTACGCCGACTGTTACAGAGACGCTTATATAGGGCTCTGTCTACCCAAACTCTTTAACCCTCTAGTCCGTCTGCAGCTGATAACATGGAACCCTCTTGAG GGCCAATGTGCAAATTTCGAGTACATGCTCTGGTTTGAGTCGCTGCTGTTTTACGGCTTTGAGGAACACAACATTTtgcagagaggagatggagataTCAGCCTGCTGCCTGCTATTGTGGAGACGGTCATCCTGTCCAAGCTGACTG tgtTGGCAGAGCAAGTGTGGGACCCGCTGTCAAGCAGTCAGACAGCCAGTCTGGTGGGCTTCATTCACAGACTAATGAAGGGTTACCCCACTGTGCTGCACGGGGAAAACCGATACACACAG GAGCTTTTAAAAACCGTTGTCTTAAGGACCAGGCGGACTCTTGATGAAGATGTCTTCCTTCCACTCTACCCAAAAAG tGTTTTGGAGAACAAGAATAGTGGTCCCTACTTATTCTATCAGAGGCAGTTCTGGTCTTGTGTGAAG CTGCTAGGCAACATCCTGCAGTGGGAAGGCATCCTGTCCAGTTCCTGTCTGAGGGATCTGGCTTTGGACAGCACTCTGAATAGATACATCCTCTCTGCACTGCAGACCACAGATACTTGGGAAGATAATGTTCCAAAGTGCCAGAAG GTGGTGGAGTGTTTGCCAGCACAGTGGTTCTCGGGGCTGAAGGGCCAGCAGACGTTGCCTCAGTTGGAGCCACTCTGTCGCTACCTCGCCCACCTGGCCAACTCTTTGTATCGCAGTGGAATGGGCACTTGTGATGTGGAACGGCGAAATACCAA GGACCAAGTCAAAGAGGTTGTGAAGATGTTGGGCCATATGAACGCCCTGGACCACATCATCAACGTGGCCGCAGAGCAAGGCGTTAAAGACATCAAACAACTTTTTGAAGCCAAGTCTTAA
- the paxbp1 gene encoding PAX3- and PAX7-binding protein 1 isoform X1: MFKKAKRANFRRRNESDEDEPEEGRLPTLAPISFGPVAEQIPFMETSSNSVSGAPSSTDNYHSNGFLANMNSIRAVKKEKKSKEIPIVPAPTKASLLSFDDDEDESEVFRVKKSNHSKKIVKQLKKEYKEDLEKSGTVRQDIKSEATQPAISIKEEVASRAGSEQGEEEMEVDSADEQEEEAKGQSSQASSQVSKSTNAGATFNTLSSLGSLKPGEIPDAAFIHAARKRRQLARELGGDAPLVETETPKKRLVGEDQDASDDEDEEEKRIRFSGVKNKSQRQKIAEEIGIEGSDDEALDTGQDEEVSRWEQEQIRKGISIPQVQSSQPEDNTVYYQNSYESQPYGSSYSMPFTYSTVTPQTVKPVGRADNGSVHYGTSISDLTPVSIDLVKKRLQDRLSHMHAGHNANLKRYKQIEEDLAASESTIQQLEGSSNDNSDQYKFLQEMRGYVGDLLECFSEKVPAVLELEAAMHQLLRQRALRLVQRRQDDIKDESAEFASLSNKAVVAPNLDSFGRDRAAYQEHSRQRRIAEREARRTRRRQAREQNGKRAEHKEGLSSDDEETSTDITSFSMERERVIRECKKVFEDVVEDFHSLDCIKSHFEVWRRDYADCYRDAYIGLCLPKLFNPLVRLQLITWNPLEGQCANFEYMLWFESLLFYGFEEHNILQRGDGDISLLPAIVETVILSKLTVLAEQVWDPLSSSQTASLVGFIHRLMKGYPTVLHGENRYTQELLKTVVLRTRRTLDEDVFLPLYPKSVLENKNSGPYLFYQRQFWSCVKLLGNILQWEGILSSSCLRDLALDSTLNRYILSALQTTDTWEDNVPKCQKVVECLPAQWFSGLKGQQTLPQLEPLCRYLAHLANSLYRSGMGTCDVERRNTKDQVKEVVKMLGHMNALDHIINVAAEQGVKDIKQLFEAKS; the protein is encoded by the exons ATGTTTAAAAAGGCGAAGCGAGCTAACTTTCGGCGTAGGAATGAGTCCGACGAGGACGAGCCGGAGGAGGGTCGGCTGCCGACGCTGGCGCCGATATCGTTCGGGCCTGTCGCGGAGCAGATCCCGTTTATGGAGACCTCCAGCAACAGTGTTAGCGGAGCACCTAGCAGCACGGATAACTATCATAGCAATGGGTTTCTGGCTAACATGAATAGCATAAGAGCTgtgaagaaggaaaagaaaagcaaagaaataCCCATTGTACCCGCGCCGACGAAAGCCAGCTTGCTGAGTTTCGACGACGATGAAG ATGAATCCGAGGTGTTCAGAGTAAAGAAATCCAATCACAGCAAGAAGATtgttaaacaactgaagaaggaGTACAAGGAGGATTTGGAGAAGTCTGGAACCGTCCGACAGGACATCAAATCAG AAGCTACTCAGCCTGCGATTTCTATCAAAGAGGAGGTTGCTAGCAGAGCTGGTAGTGAACAGGGGGAGGAAGAAATGGAGGTGGACAGTGCTgatgagcaggaggaagaggcgAAGGGTCAAAGTAGCCAGGCATCCAGTCAAGTCTCCAAGAGCACCAATGCTGGAGCAACATTCAACACACTTTCCTCCCTCGGCAGCCTGAAACCAg GAGAGATTCCTGACGCTGCATTCATCCACGCTGCCAGGAAGCGCCGGCAACTGGCAAGAGAGCTGGGAGGTGATGCCCCTCTGGTAGAGACGGAGACCCCTAAGAAACGTCTGGTAGGAGAAGACCAAGATGCAAGcgatgatgaagatgaggaagagaagaggattCGCTTCAGCGGGGTCAAGAACAAAAGCCAGAGACAAAAGATAGCTGAGGAGATAG GTATTGAGGGTAGTGATGACGAAGCACTTGATACAGGTCAGGACGAGGAAGTTAGCCGTTGGGAGCAGGAGCAGATTCGGAAAGGAATCAGCATACCCCAG GTCCAAAGCAGCCAGCCAGAGGACAACACAGTCTACTACCAGAACAGCTATGAGAGCCAGCCCTATGGCTCTTCCTACAGCATGCCGTTCACCTACAGCACCGTGACCCCACAGACTGTCAAGCCAGTGGGCCGAGCAGACAACGGCTCTGTTCACTACGGAACCTCTATTAGTGATCTAACCCCGGTATCCATTGATCTGGTAAAGAAACGCCTGCAGGATAG GCTCAGCCATATGCATGCAGGCCACAACGCCAACCTCAAGCGCTACAAACAGATCGAAGAAGATCTAGCTGCCTCTGAGAGCACCATACAGCAGCTGGAGGGCTCGTCCAATGACAATTCAGATCAATATAAATTCTTGCAAGAGATGCGAGGGTATGTTGGAGACTTGCTTGAGTGTTTCAGTGAAAAG GTGCCTGCTGTCCTGGAGCTGGAGGCTGCCATGCACCAGTTACTAAGGCAACGGGCCTTACGActtgtccagagaagacagGATGATATTAAAGATGAATCGGCGGAGTTTGCAAGCCTTTCAA ATAAAGCTGTCGTGGCTCCTAATCTAGACTCATTTGGTCGAGACCGCGCAGCATACCAAGAGCATAGTCGTCAGAGGAGAATAGCAGAAAGAGAAGCACGACG AACTCGGCGGCGACAAGCTAGAGAGCAGAATGGAAAGCGGGCTGAGCATAAAGAAGGCTTATCATCGGATGATGAGGAGACCTCGACTGACATCACCAGTTTTAGCATGGAGAGAG AAAGGGTCATCAGGGAATGTAAGAAAGTATTTGAGGATGTGGTGGAGGACTTTCACTCTCTTGACTGCATCAAATCCCATTTTGAAGTGTGGAGGAGAGACTACGCCGACTGTTACAGAGACGCTTATATAGGGCTCTGTCTACCCAAACTCTTTAACCCTCTAGTCCGTCTGCAGCTGATAACATGGAACCCTCTTGAG GGCCAATGTGCAAATTTCGAGTACATGCTCTGGTTTGAGTCGCTGCTGTTTTACGGCTTTGAGGAACACAACATTTtgcagagaggagatggagataTCAGCCTGCTGCCTGCTATTGTGGAGACGGTCATCCTGTCCAAGCTGACTG tgtTGGCAGAGCAAGTGTGGGACCCGCTGTCAAGCAGTCAGACAGCCAGTCTGGTGGGCTTCATTCACAGACTAATGAAGGGTTACCCCACTGTGCTGCACGGGGAAAACCGATACACACAG GAGCTTTTAAAAACCGTTGTCTTAAGGACCAGGCGGACTCTTGATGAAGATGTCTTCCTTCCACTCTACCCAAAAAG tGTTTTGGAGAACAAGAATAGTGGTCCCTACTTATTCTATCAGAGGCAGTTCTGGTCTTGTGTGAAG CTGCTAGGCAACATCCTGCAGTGGGAAGGCATCCTGTCCAGTTCCTGTCTGAGGGATCTGGCTTTGGACAGCACTCTGAATAGATACATCCTCTCTGCACTGCAGACCACAGATACTTGGGAAGATAATGTTCCAAAGTGCCAGAAG GTGGTGGAGTGTTTGCCAGCACAGTGGTTCTCGGGGCTGAAGGGCCAGCAGACGTTGCCTCAGTTGGAGCCACTCTGTCGCTACCTCGCCCACCTGGCCAACTCTTTGTATCGCAGTGGAATGGGCACTTGTGATGTGGAACGGCGAAATACCAA GGACCAAGTCAAAGAGGTTGTGAAGATGTTGGGCCATATGAACGCCCTGGACCACATCATCAACGTGGCCGCAGAGCAAGGCGTTAAAGACATCAAACAACTTTTTGAAGCCAAGTCTTAA